The genomic interval TCACTAAAACTAAAAATAGAATGGGAAAGGTGTAATGACAGTGCTAGTATTAGCTGGAACAATCGGAGCAGGAAAAAGCTCTTTAACTGAGATGTTGGCGGAGGAATTGAAAACACAAGCTTTTTATGAGAGTGTTGACGATAATAAAGTTTTGCCATTATTCTATGAGAACCCTCAAAAATATGCCTTCTTATTACAAATATACTTTTTAAATAAGCGATTTGATTCAATCAAAAGAGCCTTGTCTGATAATAATAATGTATTAGACCGCTCGATTTATGAAGATAGTCTGCTTTTTCATTTGAACGCCGATTTAGGACGAGCAGATGAAACGGAAGTCGAGGTTTATGATGACTTACTTAACAATATGTTGGAAGAAATTGATAGTTTATC from Lactococcus lactis carries:
- a CDS encoding deoxynucleoside kinase; this encodes MTVLVLAGTIGAGKSSLTEMLAEELKTQAFYESVDDNKVLPLFYENPQKYAFLLQIYFLNKRFDSIKRALSDNNNVLDRSIYEDSLLFHLNADLGRADETEVEVYDDLLNNMLEEIDSLSFKKRPDLLIHVKVSFDKMLERIKKRRRQFEQLEYDPSLYDYYKELNSRYDTWFEDFDICPKIQIDGDKYDFVEDEQSKIHVLQQIKEKLKEIEGENN